The DNA segment CTGATCATCGTCGGCAGTGTGGTCAGTCTGCGGGAGAAACTGAACTGGTTCGCCAGCAAAACGCAGCAATAAATCGGTAATGCCCCTGCAAAACTCGAGTTATTTTTCTAATCATTTCATGGAAGTGAAACTCCCCTCACTTCCACGCCCCGTTTTATCAGAAAATTCCTATAACAGAATATAGTTCCTGATTTATCGATCACCCAGATCTGTTTGCAAAATAATCACCCCACACAAATGGAATATTAAGCATCTTCGTCTTAAGCTTTATTTACGCCAACTGTGGCGTATTCCCCGTGGAGGGTCAAATCATGCGCCATATCATTCATGTTGGTCATGTTAACAAGGTTGCGCTCGCAATCTTGGTCGCCCTGTCTCTGGCTGCCTGTAGTGGCAGCGGTGGCGGCGGTTCTTCTCATACGGCAAAAACGTCCACCACCGGCTCTGCGACGTCCGGCGATGGAACCACTTCAGGCAGTGATGGAACGACGACGGCGGGTAACGGATCTACGGGAACAGGAACCGGCACAACGACCGGTGATGGCACCTCCACCGCCGGCAATGGAACAGGAACAGGGACTGGGACGGGTACAGGAACCGGGACTGGCACCGGATCGGGTAGTGGCACGGGTAGCGGTACCACATCGACTACGCTCGCCAGCGGTACCATTCTCAGCAGCGCAGGCGGTGCGGTCAGCGGACTGGGAACCCAGGTCAGCAGCATAGCCAGCCAGACGCCAATCGGTAATATTCCGGTTGCGGGAACCGGTGTTGTCACGATCATCGACAGCACGGGCAAAGCCGTCACTGACGTCGGCAGCGGAGTACAGAACGGCGTCGGGCAGTTGGGCACCAATCCAAATGCCATTGGCACCACCGTCGCGGGCGTACCGAAAGCCGTGGCTGATTTAGGCACCGGTGTATC comes from the Enterobacteriaceae bacterium Kacie_13 genome and includes:
- a CDS encoding Nuclear pore complex protein-Nup96 precursor, whose protein sequence is MRHIIHVGHVNKVALAILVALSLAACSGSGGGGSSHTAKTSTTGSATSGDGTTSGSDGTTTAGNGSTGTGTGTTTGDGTSTAGNGTGTGTGTGTGTGTGTGSGSGTGSGTTSTTLASGTILSSAGGAVSGLGTQVSSIASQTPIGNIPVAGTGVVTIIDSTGKAVTDVGSGVQNGVGQLGTNPNAIGTTVAGVPKAVADLGTGVSGLGTSLATNTAGTPLSGVTGATGGLVNNVGSLVTSTGNGLAQNVQSGALSGVTTGATGIVTPVVAQVQNTTQTVGGATGLGAPVNGLLNQVGGTVSSAGTQLSTSTPALAGLGTAVTDTGQAVSKTGTILVPASNTTTTTASNSGGISAGAGASVSQSGGLIAGVGTTVGGLTSGLGLKLNKPQ